Within the Telopea speciosissima isolate NSW1024214 ecotype Mountain lineage chromosome 4, Tspe_v1, whole genome shotgun sequence genome, the region gatgttgatgccactaggtggctggaggcaatgagctctgaaattgattcgatgcattccaacaagatCTGGaatctagtcgatccaccacttggcgtcaagccaattggatgcaaatggatcttcaagaggaagaagggcgcagatggaaaggtcgaaagattcaaagcgagactggtagcaaagggctatacccagaaagagggtatagactatgaggaaaccttttcaccagtagcgatgatgaaatccatcaggattttattggctatcgcagcacacattgattatgagatctggcagatggatgtgcagactgcatttctaaatgggttccttcaagaggaaatctacatggaacaaccagaggggttctcttccttagaggaagaaagaaaggtgtgcaaattgcagaggtccatttatgggctgaagtaggcttccaggagctggaacatcaggtttgatcaatcaatcaaagcgtttggttttgatcaaaacatggatgaaccatgcgtttacaagaagatcagtgggagggcagtatgttttcttattttatacatagatgacatattgctgattggtaacgatgtaggttttctttcatcggtaaaacagtggttatccacaacgttttcgatgaaagaccttggtgaagctagctatatccttgggatcaaactcgtaagagatcgccagaaaaggatgctaggcttgtcacaggctaccttaTAGACAAAGTTCTGGCCGGATTTAggatggagaactccaagaggggaagtgttcccttcaggcatggagtcagtctttccagatctcaatgtccttagtctcagacggacattgaagagatgaagaggattccctatgcctcagcagtaggaagtctaatgCACGCTATATTGCGCACGAGGCCGGACGTTTGCTATgtagtaggtattgtgagtcattacgagtctaatgagtggaggtgccattgtatagaggagtacaaaatagaaatctacagccgatccctatttttatgaacaccttgcatcatgtgatgcggctaataaggtgtttgggttaggaagttcctaacatttctggagtagtctctgatcttgtcaagggccctattcccctattatgtgacaacagaggggccattgcacaagctaaggagcctagggttcatcaaaggaacaagcacgtgcagcggaagtatcacctcaccagagagattatccaacagggtgacatgagtatctccaaagtggacacaactgaaaatgtgtctgatgccatgacaaagggtttgtcaccaggagtgtttgacaaacacatggagggcatgggtttaaaatgtatggggaattggctttgatgtacaagtgggagattgttggacaagtgtgtgtccatcaaacccggttcggtccggttcaacccggttcacctttgtattgaacatttatacattttagtttaatattgtcacatgcgatataaactttttgagcattatgtgtccgtaagttatacttaaaatggtagtcacgactagggtttgggctgggcacccttatcatatggtcgtcgcattgggtatgcctagacatgtgatgtcagggtacgaatacgagtgctcacatgtttgatgtgtgcattggcgaagaatctactttgtcgattccctcatgtattattgccaggggtaggaagggatagacatgtgtcaccgacaccctgtacctgagggaaccctatcactgcaaagtgtgatcgcattctttggttcatcaatgactgagactcaagcgagtcaaagccggtgttctaggaatgcgtgaacactttgtgagtgaaggagttatccaacacggtcaccactgcccgattggggaacaccaagatagagactgtctgtgcatggtcggatcaaaatctggatccagtaccgttttgaaaatggttttgcaaaatttattttacataaaatgatacattatttatagttatttcaaataaagtgttttatcgagttttgcgagacccgatcggatgcacagacgctcttatatggacatgaactatggattggggtttggcatgTACATATCGGCAGTACAtatgtacatgccctagattccataatgatggtgttgattagtgggggggttgtatatgataaattgttatcatatagggagttatttagaatttgctaatttaattggctctttatttaattaatggatttggtgctaattgtaattatccattaataattaaataaagaatctaattaatactttccctattagattctgcttcttcacctgtgtagcactttgagtttaaacagaactgccagactgagagagagagagagttagactctcactagggctctattaaatctatctaggatttaattaaaccctattattataaataggggaccaaaaaacgcagaagaggaagctctccacgtttttggagcagacactctctctcctgcattttttgtttctctctctccctcttgtgatctctcttcttcttcttgcttctctcacctgtgtttgagagttggggtttatgaaaccctagatatgtgctgaggagtttgagggcatctgggattggcgtgtagaaccttggtagcaccattggaggttcagatctgtttgcttggagcgctcactggaggaagaaccactgtctattggaggagcaacacttgaggctcaccaggttagcagttctttattaattccttctgttcattgattattaatatttataggatgcgaaagaaactcgaatcgattaatttccgctacgcattcgagtatgggatggatccctcttgccatgtgatggactagagacgaatttctccgtcactattgtgataattaattttatggaatgcaatagggaaggagaaaccctaatagggatgcaccagggttcccatgggcgaccatgggaaacccaaaaattaaaatggggcacccatgggataccatgggctaacccagggcatgcaaaaccctaaagataaatatcttggtctccctagggaaccatggtttggtccctggaccgttgtttgaccaacattTATCTCCTCCAGGTCCTTGCCCGGCAATTTTTTAACGCAGTTGATAGAAGTGTGGAGTGTAAAGAtccaccctaccccctaccaggaggtcttgggtcCTAGTTCTCATCTTCCCTCCTTACCCATGATAGAttccaagtaaaaaaaaaattagttcatTTGGGTACAAGCGAAATGAATTATGAtgtgggacaagggtagggtagttccccaattcctctaacaaggAGGGGCTAGAATGACTACCCTACCCTTGttcgaacactctgcccggatGGGATCCAccacccccctattagaggaactgggaactggaccgggcagagaactggaggagataattttcctatgGGACGGCCGGACAGGTGGTTCCTAGAATTGAACAAGAGGATTGGGAGAGAGAATGTGGACAGCTTACAAGCGGCCGGTTTGCATTTTCCCCTTAATACTCTAATGAGTTGTTAGTAAATTGGAGGGAACATGAACCACCACGAACTTGGCTTTTAGGTTGACATTTAACTTGGAAGAAACATACATGGAAGACTCTCCCTAGTCCCATAAATCCATAGTCAAATATTAATAATCCTCTCGCGTTACACGTTGTGTGAACGTGTACGCGACCTTCTTTTCGTTCTCATTTTTTGAATTCTCTATAAACCTCCTCAACCCCTAATTTATTCGTTTTTCTtgccttcttttgtctcatttGATCATCAACGTCAAACACGGTTAAAAAATTCCATGCAATCATTATTGCCTTTAATGTAACCATGCATATGTACTTCAAGTTTTCGATGAATCCTATTCTCGAACACAATCTGTGCATGCATGgctacccttcttcttcttttattgtttgttttgatCTTCGCCTCCTGTTCAGAGAGCTGCTACGGCCAACAGACCTTCAGCTTCGATGTTCACCACAGGTTCTCCGATACAATCAGACAAGTTTTCCCACTCGACCACTTACCAGAGAAGGGAAGTTTCAACTACTATAAATTCTTGGCCCATCGAGACCAAATTATTCATGACCGTCGTCGACTCACTGGCGCCGGCGGCACCAGCACTACCACTAAAGATCAGATTCTCACTTTTTCCGATGGAAATACAACCTATCTCATGACCAATTGGGGATAGTATGCCCCAGccttcttaaatcttaaattCCCTTTTCTTATAGTTTCTTGAGTTTCATACTTTCATgacacaaataattaaattttCTTATTTCAGTTTGCATTACACCATTGTTTCTGTGGGGACGCCTAGTATCTCATTTTTTGTGGCACTCGACACCGGAAGTGATCTATTTTGGTTGCCCTGCAATTGCTACACGGCCTGCACCAGTACCTCGCAGTCTACTAATTATGGAGTTGTAAGTTCAATTAATACTTTCTTTTTATCAATTCAAATCTACATGCATTTTTCTTATAGTTTTCTTACAGaaggtggaccttggtgcaacattaaaggttgctccattgtgatcaagtggtcacgggttcaattttggaaacaacttctctgtgaaagcaggggtaaggctgcgtacatgggagagccttgtgcattggctatgcccttttttttctccttattaATAAACTCATGTTGTAACAGGTTGTAAATCTAAACTATTACAGTCCTAATGCATCATCGACGAGCAAAAATGTTCCCTGTAACAGCAATATGTGTGAACAACAAGGCCAATGCCTTGATCCAAACTCATGTCCCTATCAATTAATCTATGTTGATCAAAGTTCAACTTCTGGGTATCTGGTTGAGGATGTTCTTCATTTGAAAACAGATAATACTCATCAAGAAGTTGTTGATGCACACATCACATTTGGGTAATTAATATTACTGTTTGATGATAGTTCACATTTTCCGGAGTTTTTTGCTCATACCCATTTGGATAAAACTCTTCCGATTCTCTTGCTTTTTGCGCAGCTGCAGTCAGACTCAGACTGGTGGTTTTTTATTTGGTGGTCCAACTGATGGTTTATTTGGACTTGGATTAGATAAATTATCTGTCCCTAGCATTTTATCAAGTGCAGGTCTTACTGCAAATTCTTTCTCTATGTGTTTTGGATCTGATGGGATTGGAAGAATCAACTTTGGTGACAAAGGTAGCCCTGACCAAGGGGAAACTCCATTCATTCCTAATCAATTGAAGTGAGTAGACATTTCTTTGTTTGATTGTGGCATTATATCAAATAGATGATTTGCAATGtttattttgactgaaattataacatttttttgctgatatttttttctcttggaATTTCTGTGCCTCAGCCCAACATATATTGTCAGTGTGACTCAAATAACTGTGGGGAGAAATCTCATGAATATTAGTTTTACTGCAATTTTTGACAGTGGTACCTCAGCCACATACTTGAATGATCCAGCCTATACGCATCTTACTAAAAGTGTAAGTATTTCGGCTTATAGGTATAATAATCCCAAATCGGATGTGAGTATAGCCCAATGTGGAGGCTTATAGGTACTaccttttaaggatgagttctacctgAAAGTATTTTGGCTTATAGGTATAATAATCCCAAATCGGATGTGAGTATAGCCCAATGTGGAGGCTTATAGGTACTatcttttaaggatgagttctacctgAATCCcaacaaatggtatcagagccaaggtGGCAATCCAGATTGAAATTCACTATGATGTTTAAAACTACTTGTTTCAAATGTGGAAATTAAAAGTTGTTCTCTACTGCAGTTTAATGCACAGGTCCAAGACAAACTTCTTCCATATGATCCCAACAATGGTTTTGAATATTGTTATGATACAAGGT harbors:
- the LOC122658339 gene encoding aspartyl protease family protein 1-like, which gives rise to MTNWGYLHYTIVSVGTPSISFFVALDTGSDLFWLPCNCYTACTSTSQSTNYGVVVNLNYYSPNASSTSKNVPCNSNMCEQQGQCLDPNSCPYQLIYVDQSSTSGYLVEDVLHLKTDNTHQEVVDAHITFGCSQTQTGGFLFGGPTDGLFGLGLDKLSVPSILSSAGLTANSFSMCFGSDGIGRINFGDKGSPDQGETPFIPNQLNPTYIVSVTQITVGRNLMNISFTAIFDSGTSATYLNDPAYTHLTKSFNAQVQDKLLPYDPNNGFEYCYDTSSTSSYSTIPTLSLTMGSGSQFLVSNPIFGVMRYCFYSLLLFDPTSSYCLGIFKNTGSNDLNTIGQNFMSNYLIVFDRERSVLGWKESDCYGSKVSSTTKTQPSSTATPPSATPSSSTATPPPATPSSSTTIPPATPTTTVVPGNVSPATTTTSGGYVFSSGAPTASVQWSQCWIPINYRFLILFLVFFTII